One region of Mucilaginibacter gotjawali genomic DNA includes:
- a CDS encoding SGNH/GDSL hydrolase family protein: MYWYEDDVKQLEQKAQNLNFVPETLFYGSSSIRLWSSLDKDFPGFKPVNLGFGGSTLAACVWFFERIMKPYQPKRLVIYAGDNDLGDGRHPEEVFIFFQEMAVKINARFGNIPVYFISLKPSITRWHMANVFRFTNSLIEKEINTYPANWHFVDVFSPMLDGGGKPRPELFAFDGLHLSAKGYALWRAIILNCILHMG, encoded by the coding sequence ATGTACTGGTACGAAGATGACGTTAAACAATTGGAACAAAAGGCACAAAATTTAAATTTTGTACCTGAAACGCTTTTTTACGGAAGTTCGTCTATCAGGCTATGGAGCAGCCTTGATAAAGATTTCCCTGGGTTTAAGCCTGTTAACCTGGGCTTTGGCGGATCGACACTTGCTGCCTGCGTTTGGTTTTTTGAACGGATAATGAAACCATATCAACCCAAACGGCTGGTTATTTATGCCGGGGATAACGACCTGGGCGATGGCCGTCACCCCGAAGAGGTTTTTATTTTTTTCCAGGAGATGGCGGTAAAAATAAACGCCCGTTTCGGCAACATCCCTGTTTATTTTATCTCCCTAAAGCCCAGCATCACCCGCTGGCATATGGCCAACGTTTTCAGGTTCACCAATTCATTAATTGAAAAGGAAATAAATACCTACCCCGCCAACTGGCATTTTGTGGATGTTTTTAGCCCGATGCTTGATGGGGGCGGCAAACCCCGGCCCGAACTGTTTGCTTTCGACGGGCTCCATCTGAGTGCAAAAGGATATGCTTTGTGGCGTGCAATTATTTTAAATTGCATCCTGCATATGGGTTAA